A region from the Nostoc sp. HK-01 genome encodes:
- a CDS encoding transporter — protein sequence MFVDFFIKRPVFSTVCAIIILLVGLISIPTLPIAQFPDISPNQINVTANYSGASAEVVESGITNILERQINGVEGLRYMTSSSSNDGTSSITVTFDASRNKDLAAVDVQNRVSIAEAQLPDVVQRTGVRVSKQSNNILLGIGLYTDNKEYDNTFLSNYADLYVADALKRVKGVGDVRIFGERRYAMRLWLDPSRLATRGLTTEDVTTALAQQNLQIGAGRIGQEPAPKGQQYQIDVRAASRLTEPKEFEEIVIKSEDDGTLVKLKDIGRAELGAENYNTFLRYRAKDAVGLGIYQVPGSNALDVAKGVKAAIAQLAPSFPPGMKYQVAFDTTMFVEESLAEVIKTLFEAVVLVVIVIFLFLQDWRTTLIPALTIPLALVGTFAFVKVFNFSINSLTLFGLTLASGMVVDDAIVVVEQISRFIQDKGINPRRAASESMAELFGAVIATSLVLMAVFVPVAFFPGTTGALYRQFALTIAFSIAISTFFALTLTPSLCALLLRQGQRPTGWLGWIFNQINRFLDWVTQGYRRSLNFLTGIKSVIIGLFIVSLGMTAWLYASVPTAFLPEEDQGYFITIIQGPQGVSLQYTSDVMSQVEKEILQIPEVVGTFAVGGFGFSGSTANSGIIFTTLKPWGERERPDQTVKALIGKLQGKFFAIPEARIFAVNPPGIQGLGNFGGFTFQLQDRRGNGGLDNLVQTMGQLLGRANQTPGLQAVFTTFAANTPQLLVEVDRNKTNALQVNVDDIFTTLQTALGAQYVNDFNLQQRNYRVYVQADQQFRSNPQDIGQLYVRSRKNEIIPLSNLVKITPTTGAQTINHYNLFRSIEINGSAAPGSSSGDAIQKMEQVAQQVLPSSYGYEWSGTALEELESGGLAPVIFGLGLVFVFLVLAAQYENYIDPLIIMLSVPLAIFGALLAQSMRGFANDVYCQIGLVMLIGLASKNAILIVEFANQLREQGLSITKAVIEASQERLRPILMTAFSTLLGIFPLAVATGAGAGSRQSLGTAVFGGMLIATFLSLFVVPVLYIVIKSFTERLMKTHPEETLH from the coding sequence ATGTTTGTTGATTTCTTCATCAAGCGACCAGTCTTTTCTACAGTCTGCGCGATCATTATCTTACTGGTGGGATTAATTAGTATTCCCACATTACCCATCGCCCAGTTTCCCGATATTAGTCCTAACCAAATCAACGTTACTGCCAACTACAGTGGAGCCAGTGCCGAAGTAGTAGAAAGCGGCATCACTAATATCTTAGAAAGACAAATTAATGGAGTTGAAGGTCTGAGATATATGACCTCCAGCAGCAGCAACGATGGTACAAGTAGTATTACAGTTACCTTCGATGCCTCACGCAATAAAGATTTGGCTGCTGTTGATGTCCAAAATCGTGTTTCCATTGCCGAGGCACAATTACCAGATGTCGTGCAGCGTACAGGTGTTAGAGTCAGCAAGCAATCTAACAATATTCTCTTAGGAATTGGTTTATATACCGACAATAAAGAATATGACAACACATTCTTGAGCAACTACGCTGACCTGTACGTAGCAGATGCGCTCAAAAGAGTCAAAGGCGTAGGTGATGTCCGCATTTTTGGTGAACGCCGCTATGCTATGCGCCTGTGGTTAGATCCCAGTCGGTTAGCAACACGCGGATTAACAACAGAAGATGTCACAACAGCACTGGCACAACAAAACTTGCAAATTGGTGCAGGGAGAATTGGCCAAGAACCTGCCCCCAAAGGACAACAATATCAAATTGATGTCCGTGCAGCCAGCCGACTGACAGAACCAAAAGAATTTGAAGAAATTGTGATTAAGTCCGAAGATGATGGGACTTTAGTCAAACTCAAAGATATCGGTCGAGCCGAATTAGGGGCAGAGAATTATAATACATTTCTGCGATATCGGGCTAAGGATGCTGTCGGGTTGGGTATTTATCAAGTTCCTGGGAGTAATGCTTTAGATGTAGCCAAGGGAGTGAAAGCGGCAATAGCGCAGTTAGCTCCAAGTTTTCCACCAGGGATGAAATATCAGGTAGCTTTTGACACAACTATGTTTGTGGAAGAGTCTTTGGCAGAAGTAATCAAGACTCTATTTGAAGCTGTGGTGTTGGTGGTCATCGTCATTTTCTTATTCTTACAAGACTGGCGCACGACGCTGATTCCCGCACTCACGATTCCTCTAGCATTGGTGGGGACATTTGCCTTCGTCAAAGTATTTAACTTTTCGATTAATAGTTTGACCTTATTTGGTTTAACCTTAGCATCAGGGATGGTGGTAGATGATGCGATCGTTGTGGTTGAGCAAATCAGCCGTTTTATTCAAGATAAAGGCATAAATCCTCGCCGCGCCGCTAGTGAATCAATGGCGGAATTATTTGGTGCAGTCATTGCTACTTCTTTAGTGTTGATGGCGGTGTTTGTGCCAGTGGCATTTTTTCCAGGAACCACAGGTGCATTGTATCGGCAATTTGCCTTAACTATCGCCTTCTCTATTGCTATTTCGACGTTTTTCGCCCTGACTCTCACACCTTCATTGTGTGCCTTGCTACTGCGTCAAGGGCAAAGACCTACGGGTTGGCTAGGTTGGATTTTTAACCAGATTAACAGATTTTTGGACTGGGTAACGCAAGGATATCGGCGATCGCTCAATTTCCTCACAGGCATTAAAAGCGTCATTATTGGATTATTTATCGTCTCTTTGGGAATGACTGCTTGGTTGTATGCAAGCGTACCTACAGCTTTTCTCCCCGAAGAAGACCAAGGCTATTTCATCACAATTATCCAAGGGCCACAAGGGGTGTCGCTGCAATATACTAGCGATGTCATGTCCCAAGTAGAAAAAGAAATTCTGCAAATTCCCGAAGTTGTTGGCACCTTTGCGGTTGGTGGTTTTGGTTTCAGTGGAAGTACTGCCAATAGTGGTATTATTTTTACCACATTAAAGCCTTGGGGAGAGCGTGAAAGACCAGATCAGACAGTAAAAGCCCTCATCGGTAAATTACAAGGCAAATTTTTCGCCATTCCTGAAGCGAGAATCTTTGCGGTCAATCCCCCAGGGATTCAAGGTTTGGGTAACTTTGGTGGTTTTACCTTTCAACTCCAAGACCGCAGAGGTAATGGCGGTTTAGATAACCTAGTTCAAACAATGGGTCAATTGCTAGGTCGTGCCAATCAAACCCCCGGACTCCAAGCTGTATTTACCACCTTTGCCGCTAACACACCTCAGCTACTTGTAGAAGTAGACCGGAACAAAACCAATGCGCTGCAAGTGAATGTAGATGATATATTTACCACCTTGCAAACTGCTTTAGGAGCGCAATATGTCAACGACTTCAACCTCCAGCAGCGTAACTACCGGGTGTATGTCCAAGCTGATCAACAGTTTCGCTCTAACCCACAAGATATCGGGCAATTATATGTTCGTTCTCGCAAGAATGAAATAATACCTTTGAGTAATTTGGTGAAAATTACTCCTACCACAGGAGCGCAAACAATTAACCACTACAATCTATTTCGCTCCATCGAAATCAATGGTTCCGCAGCACCAGGCTCTAGTTCGGGAGACGCTATCCAAAAAATGGAACAGGTAGCTCAACAAGTTTTACCATCCAGTTACGGTTACGAATGGTCAGGTACAGCCTTAGAAGAACTAGAATCTGGTGGTTTAGCACCCGTGATTTTTGGCTTAGGATTAGTCTTTGTCTTCTTAGTCCTAGCAGCCCAATACGAAAATTACATTGACCCTTTAATTATTATGCTTTCAGTGCCTTTAGCGATTTTTGGCGCACTGTTAGCCCAGTCAATGCGGGGTTTCGCTAACGATGTCTACTGTCAAATTGGTCTAGTTATGTTGATTGGTTTGGCAAGTAAAAATGCGATTTTGATTGTGGAATTTGCTAACCAATTGCGAGAACAGGGGCTTTCCATTACCAAAGCCGTAATTGAAGCTTCTCAAGAACGCTTACGCCCAATTTTGATGACTGCTTTTTCCACGCTTTTGGGGATTTTTCCCCTAGCTGTAGCAACTGGCGCAGGTGCAGGAAGCCGTCAATCTTTAGGAACTGCGGTCTTTGGTGGGATGTTAATTGCCACATTCTTAAGTTTGTTTGTCGTACCCGTTTTGTACATCGTGATTAAATCCTTCACAGAACGGTTGATGAAGACACATCCAGAAGAAACATTGCACTAA
- a CDS encoding RND family efflux transporter MFP subunit, which yields MSQSEFPDSQFPVEIEQPATTDSNQAQPTDFSADPKPISILHKKRPWPVILGVVLLIAGIGVGWRWWQTSQASNAPKGTGAAAGQPMGIPVKLATVENATIQQTSEFVGTLDAPRSVTLKPEIDGRITEILYKEGDRISQGQVVIRLQSDDAQAQLLQAKASLEQAQARLAELKAGTRSEEIAQARAQLVQAQARLRDAQTGSSPEEMAQAEAQIEAAKSDLELAKSRAQRYGNLQKQGAISEDQMEGYLKEQRSAAAALVVAQKRLDQLSKGRNSNINELEGAVEQQRQNVRQLENGPRQEEIAQARSQVTQAAAQVKAAQVQLQYTNVRAPFTGIVGDIPVRVGEFVSKADNLTTLTRNDSLELNISVPLNESQQLRVGLPVQMLDAQGQPTATGKISFISPNATSNSQTVLAKAVFGNGNRQLVNRQLVQTKIIWDERPGILIPVTAVSRLGGETFVFVAQAPENPKPGAPSLVALQKPIKLGAIEGSNYQVLEGLKAGEKIVVSGILNLTNGAPIIPSP from the coding sequence ATGTCTCAGTCTGAGTTCCCTGATTCACAGTTTCCGGTTGAAATAGAACAGCCTGCTACTACTGACTCTAATCAGGCTCAACCAACAGATTTTTCAGCAGACCCAAAACCCATATCCATACTCCATAAAAAGCGGCCTTGGCCAGTGATTTTAGGCGTAGTTTTGTTAATTGCTGGTATTGGTGTGGGTTGGCGATGGTGGCAAACAAGCCAAGCGAGTAATGCACCGAAGGGGACTGGAGCAGCTGCTGGTCAACCGATGGGAATTCCTGTGAAATTAGCCACGGTTGAGAATGCAACTATTCAGCAAACTTCAGAATTTGTGGGGACTTTAGATGCACCACGCTCAGTCACACTCAAACCAGAGATTGATGGACGCATTACAGAGATTTTATATAAAGAAGGCGATCGCATTTCCCAAGGACAAGTAGTAATTCGTTTGCAAAGTGATGATGCTCAAGCACAGTTACTCCAAGCCAAAGCCTCACTCGAACAAGCTCAAGCACGTTTAGCAGAACTGAAAGCAGGTACGCGCTCAGAAGAAATTGCCCAAGCTAGAGCGCAGTTAGTTCAAGCCCAAGCGCGGTTGCGAGATGCTCAAACAGGTTCAAGTCCAGAAGAAATGGCGCAAGCCGAAGCGCAAATTGAAGCCGCTAAATCTGACTTAGAACTGGCAAAATCCCGCGCCCAACGCTATGGAAACTTACAAAAACAAGGAGCTATTTCCGAAGATCAGATGGAAGGCTATCTGAAAGAACAACGTAGCGCCGCCGCCGCATTAGTGGTAGCCCAAAAACGCTTAGATCAACTCAGCAAAGGCAGAAATTCCAATATCAATGAGTTAGAAGGGGCAGTTGAACAACAAAGACAAAACGTCAGACAACTAGAAAACGGCCCTCGTCAAGAAGAAATCGCCCAAGCGCGATCGCAAGTTACCCAAGCTGCTGCCCAAGTCAAAGCCGCCCAAGTACAGTTGCAATATACTAATGTCCGCGCTCCCTTTACAGGTATTGTGGGCGATATTCCCGTCAGAGTTGGAGAATTTGTCAGCAAAGCAGACAACCTCACCACTCTCACCAGAAATGACTCCTTGGAATTGAACATATCTGTACCACTTAATGAAAGTCAGCAATTGCGCGTTGGCTTACCTGTACAAATGCTTGATGCTCAAGGTCAACCCACCGCTACAGGTAAAATCAGTTTCATTTCGCCCAATGCCACTTCTAATTCGCAAACAGTTTTAGCTAAGGCCGTTTTTGGTAATGGCAACAGACAATTAGTCAATCGTCAGTTAGTCCAAACTAAAATCATTTGGGATGAACGCCCCGGAATTTTAATTCCGGTGACAGCTGTATCACGTTTGGGTGGAGAAACATTTGTATTTGTGGCGCAAGCACCAGAAAATCCCAAACCCGGAGCGCCATCGTTAGTAGCTTTGCAAAAACCAATCAAGTTAGGAGCAATTGAGGGTAGTAATTACCAAGTATTAGAAGGACTGAAAGCAGGAGAAAAAATCGTAGTTTCCGGTATTCTTAACCTCACCAACGGCGCACCGATAATTCCTTCTCCCTAA
- a CDS encoding nitrogen regulatory protein P-II, whose protein sequence is MQAVKRIEIFANYVELGKILESLEKSGVAGHSVVKDVAGKGTRGKVTHDLAMTMLDNVYIIAFFAPEKLPLVELNVRQTLNKFGGVCFISDAMEIETTRCVG, encoded by the coding sequence ATGCAGGCTGTAAAACGGATCGAAATATTTGCCAACTATGTCGAACTCGGTAAAATTTTAGAGTCTTTAGAAAAATCAGGCGTAGCAGGACATTCAGTTGTCAAAGATGTCGCCGGCAAAGGCACAAGAGGCAAAGTCACACATGATTTAGCCATGACAATGCTCGACAATGTTTACATCATTGCCTTTTTTGCCCCCGAAAAATTGCCATTGGTAGAGTTAAATGTCCGGCAAACTCTAAATAAGTTTGGCGGAGTTTGTTTTATTTCTGATGCAATGGAAATTGAAACTACCAGATGTGTTGGTTGA
- a CDS encoding CO2 hydration protein: MVTIKNKPGLHPLAEYVERLQTGGTLLPDNPENVLEVVGILKSYGVVLDAYSKNLIYIADHQFLVFFPFFKYFNDEFSFQKLLRHWWHDRINYEYAEYCMKAMMWHGGGGLDSYLDTKEFQERAKAVITAKFKNNPFILGLNQLFPEFLTEQLRVSAYYSGLGQFWRVMADIFLTLSDRYDQGEIKSIPQVVDYIKAGLVADAMKPITYSVKIQDKVYDIIPKKTGLTFLADTAVPYVEAVFFRGTPFHGTVSYNAQAYQISPDQGRFQYGALYADPLPIGGAGIPPTLLMQDMRHYLPEYLHAIYRRGLRGEDDLRVQICISFQKSMFCVTTAAILGLMPYPLQTQDPSEQNANRVYLEKWMDRFTTSRLSDVNS; the protein is encoded by the coding sequence ATGGTAACTATTAAAAATAAACCTGGCTTACATCCTTTAGCTGAGTATGTAGAACGATTACAAACAGGTGGAACATTATTACCTGATAATCCAGAAAATGTTTTAGAAGTAGTTGGTATTCTCAAAAGCTATGGTGTAGTTTTAGATGCCTACTCCAAAAATCTCATCTACATTGCTGACCATCAATTTTTAGTATTTTTTCCTTTTTTTAAATACTTTAACGATGAGTTCTCTTTTCAAAAATTATTGCGTCACTGGTGGCACGATCGCATCAATTATGAATATGCAGAATATTGTATGAAAGCCATGATGTGGCATGGTGGTGGTGGCTTAGATAGCTATTTAGATACCAAAGAATTTCAAGAACGAGCAAAAGCAGTTATCACCGCCAAATTTAAAAATAATCCTTTTATTTTAGGATTAAACCAATTATTTCCCGAATTTTTAACTGAACAATTGCGCGTTTCTGCTTATTACAGTGGTTTAGGTCAATTCTGGCGAGTAATGGCTGATATTTTCTTGACCTTATCAGACCGTTATGACCAAGGAGAAATCAAATCAATTCCCCAAGTCGTAGACTACATTAAAGCAGGCTTAGTAGCAGATGCTATGAAGCCAATCACCTACTCAGTCAAAATTCAAGATAAAGTCTACGACATTATTCCCAAAAAGACTGGTTTAACATTTTTAGCAGATACAGCAGTGCCTTATGTCGAGGCTGTTTTCTTTCGGGGAACTCCTTTTCATGGCACAGTTTCTTACAATGCCCAAGCTTATCAAATTTCCCCGGATCAAGGTAGATTCCAATATGGTGCATTGTATGCAGATCCTTTACCTATTGGTGGTGCTGGTATTCCGCCTACATTACTCATGCAGGATATGCGCCATTATCTGCCAGAATATTTGCACGCTATTTATCGGCGTGGGCTACGGGGTGAAGATGACTTACGGGTACAAATTTGTATAAGTTTCCAAAAGTCAATGTTTTGCGTGACTACAGCCGCAATTTTAGGATTGATGCCTTATCCTTTACAGACTCAAGATCCATCTGAACAAAATGCTAATCGAGTGTATTTGGAAAAGTGGATGGATCGATTTACAACTTCACGCTTAAGTGATGTTAATAGTTAA